The following proteins are encoded in a genomic region of Melopsittacus undulatus isolate bMelUnd1 chromosome 8, bMelUnd1.mat.Z, whole genome shotgun sequence:
- the SPATS2L gene encoding SPATS2-like protein, whose protein sequence is MAEINSPVNIKEKINAIRSVVPNKSNNEIVLVLQQFDNNVDKAVQAFMDGSAAQVLKEWNMTGKKKNNRRKRSKFKQHPGNKDPKTKNGGPEKASHEPQGIYDCHLNGCSKDSSCRASASQKREGASLENKGSGFVDSALVCPEITDKERERQRVSMELNPKTMNGVEQHESPQASVQLQCNLGRPKSKSSSVKSSNATTQPETKTDDSVKKRGPNIEKSVKDLQRCTVSLTRYRMMIKEEVDNSVKKIKAAFAELHSCIVDKEVSLMAEIDKVKEEAMEILTARQKKAEELKRLTDLASQMAEAQLSELRAEIKHFVSERKYDEELGRSARFSCDTEQLKTQIQLCGEISHPKNNYSSRTPCSSVLSSMTSHATTGKQNAHTRKFSSNAKNSDNKPASAKVQSHLSPNPTEAASQGIPANKQNGPSSQRRRFNPQHQNIRLNGSLKSQGASNEADQNNIKSGSRSEHRRQQHNSFRSKNKGATKNQEQSTTTRTTENPTHSEKTRRKHHTSDTMDHRPFQGSVGRASQCNLCPARMEVSTDNTVLSVPAVTLVA, encoded by the exons atcaATGCAATCCGATCAGTTGTTCCAAACAAAAGCAATAATGAGATAGTTCTGGTGTTGCAGCAGTTTGATAACAATGTAGATAAGGCTGTTCAAGCTTTCATGGATG GCAGCGCAGCTCAGGTTCTAAAGGAATGGAATAtgacagggaaaaagaag aacaacaggagaaaaagaagcaaatttaAACAGCACCCGGGCAATAAAGATCCTAAAACCAAGAATGGTGGACCCGAGAAGGCATCTCACGAGCCCCAGGGAATATATGATTGCCATCTGAATGGATGTTCCAAGGACAGCTCTTGCAGGGCTTCTGCCAGTCAGAAACGGGAAGGTGCTTCTCTTGAGAACAAAGGCTCAGGATTTGTAGACTCAGCACTGGTCTGTCCAGAAATCACAG ACAAGGAACGAGAACGCCAGAGAGTATCCATGGAATTAAACCCAAAGACTATGAATGGAGTAGAACAGCATGAGTCTCCTCAGGCATCAGTTCAACTCCAGTGTAACCTAGGCAGGCCAAAGTCAAAATCTTCCTCAGTTAAATCATCCAATGCTACAACCCAACCTGAAACAAAGACAGACGATTCAGTCAAAAAAAGAG gGCCAAACATTGAAAAATCAGTAAAAGACTTGCAGCGTTGCACTGTTTCTCTAACCAGATACCGTATGATGATTAAAGAGGAAGTGGATAATTCAGTGAAGAAGattaaagctgcttttgcagaaTTACACAGCTG caTCGTAGACAAAGAGGTGTCATTAATGGCAGAAATCGATAAAGTTAAAGAAGAAGCCA TGGAAATCCTGACTGCTCGGCAGAAGAAAGCTGAGGAGCTGAAGAGACTGACAGACCTAGCCAGTCAGATGGCTGAAGCACAACTGTCTGAACTCAGGGCTGAAATTAAG CACTTTGTGAGTGAACGGAAATATGATGAAGAGCTGGGCAGGTCTGCACGGTTTTCTTGTGATACAGAACAGCTGAAGACCCAAATTCAGCTCTGTGGAGAGA TTTCTCATCCAAAGAACAACTATTCCTCAAGAACACCATGTAGTTCAGTGCTGTCTTCAATGACCTCGCATGCAACAACTGGCAAGCAGAATGCGCACACCCGGAAGTTCTCTAGTAATGCCAAGAACTCTGATAATAAACCAGCCAGCGCTAAAGTACAAAGTCATCTTTCTCCCAATCCTACAGAAGCTGCTTCCCAAGGAATCCCAGCAAATAAGCAG AATGGGCCTTCTAGCCAGAGACGAAGATTCAACCCACAGCACCAAAACATCCGGCTCAATGGATCTCTTAAGTCACAAGGTGCCAGTAATGAGGCAGATCAAAATAATATAAAGAGTGGTTCCAGGTCTGAACACAGAAGACAGCAGCATAACAGCTTCAGATCAAAAAACAAAGGAGCTACGAAAAATCAAGAGCAGTCTACAACTACAAGGACCACAGAGAATCCAACACATTCAGAAAAGACCCGACGAAAGCATCATACATCAGACACCATGGATCACAGGCCTTTCCAAGGCAGTGTTGGCAGGGCATCTCAATGCAATTTATGTCCTGCAAGGATGGAGGTCTCTACTGATAACACTGTTCTTTCAGTTCCAGCTGTGACTTTGGTGGCTTAA